The Pseudomonas graminis region TGTCGGCCTCGGCAGCCGTGTCGACGATGCCGTCTTCCAGGCAACGAACGGTCTCGAGGCAGAGCGGGATCATCATCCAGTTGATGATGTCTTCGTCGCTGACTTCACGCTGCTCGTAAATCACCGGCTTGAGCACTTCCAGCACGGAAGCGTCGACCACCTTCTTCGGCTTGCCCTGCTTGTCCGTCTCGTAAACGTAGAAGCCCTTGCCGTTCTTCTGGCCGAGGCGATTGGCGTCGTACAAGGCGTCGACGGCAGTGCGGCGATCGTCCTTCATGCGGTCCGGGAAGCCTTCAGCCATGACGTCGCGACCGTGGTGGCCGGTGTCGATGCCGACCACGTCCATCAGGTACGCCGGGCCCATTGGCCAGCCGAATTTTTCCATGACCTTGTCGATGCGCACGAAGTCGACACCGGCGCTGACCAGCTTGGCGAAACCGCCGAAGTACGGGAACAGGATGCGGTTGACCAGGAAGCCCGGGCAGTCGTTGACCACGATCGGGTTCTTGCCCATCTTCTTGGCGTAGGCCACGGTGGTCGCCACGGCGACTTCGCTGGACTTCTCGCCACGGATGACTTCAACCAGCGGCATCATGTGCACCGGATTGAAGAAGTGCATGCCGACGAAGTTCTCCGGACGCTTGAGGGCCTTGGCCAGCAAGCTGATGGAAATCGTTGAGGTGTTCGAAGCGAGAATGGTGTTTTCACCCACCTGCCCTTCCACTTCGGCCAGCACGGCTTGCTTGACCTTCGGGTTCTCGACCACGGCTTCGACAACGAGGTCGACGGTGCCGAAATCGCCGTAGGACAGCGTAGGACGAATCGCGTTAAGCGCTTCTGCCATCTTCGCGGATGTCAGACGGCCTTTTTCGACGCGCTTGCCCAGCAGCTTCGATGCTTCGCCCAGGCCCAGCGCGATGGCTTCTTCGCGGATGTCTTTCATCAGGATCGGCGTGCCTTTGACAGCCGACTGATAGGCGATGCCGCCGCCCATGATGCCAGCGCCCAATACAGCGGCCTGCTTCACGTCCTTGGCGACTTCGTCGTAGACCTTGGCTTTCTTTTTCAGCTCCTGATCGTTCAGGAACAGGCCGATCAGGCTCGCGGCGGCCGAGGTCTTGGCCATCTTCACGAAACCGGCGGCTTCCACTTCCAGCGCTTTGTCGCGACCGAAATTGGCGGCTTTCTGAATGGTCTTGATGGCTTCGACCGGCGCCGGGTAGTTCGGACCGGCCTGGCCGGCCACGAAACCCTTGGCGGTTTCGAAGGCCATCATCTGCTCGATGGCATTGAGCTTGAGCTTGTCCAGCTTCGGCTGACGCTTGGCCTTGAAATCGAACTCGCCGGAGATGGCGCGTTTGATCAGGTCCAGTGCGGCTTCCTGCAGCTTGCCCGGAGCGACCACTGCATCGACGGCGCCCACTTTCAGTGCGTCTTCAGCGCTGTTGTCTTTGCCGGACGCGATCCACTCAACGGCGTTATCGACACCGATCAGGCGTGGCAGACGGACGGTGCCGCCGAAGCCCGGGTAGATGCCGAGTTTGACTTCCGGCAGGCCGACCTTGGCGGTGGCGGACATGACGCGAAAGTCAGCGGCCAGGCACATTTCCAGACCGCCGCCCAGCGCGATGCCATTAATGGCGGCGAGGGTCGGTACGTTGAGGTCTTCGAAGGCGCTGAAAATCTTGTTGGCTTCGAGGTTGCCGGCGACGAGTTCAGCGTCCGGCAGCTTGAAGTTATCGACGAATTCGGTGATGTCGGCGCCGACGATGAACACGTCCTTGGCGCTGGTGACAATGACGCCCTTGATCGAGCTGTCGGCCTTGATGGCTTCGATGGCCTGACTGAGGTCGTTGAGGGTGAGACGGTTGAACTTGTTGACGGACTCACCCTTGAGGTCGAACTGCAATTCGACGATGCCACTTTCAAGAGCCTTAACCGTGATGGCTTTACCTTCGTAAATCATCAACTGATCTCCACGATATGGAAGCTGAACATTACGCGTCAGACGCTGAGATCCGGCGCTGTGCACGACGTTGCCGTCGAGGCGTAACACCAGACGCCAGTCACCCCGGCGACGCGATTCGAGCGTCTGTCAGAGCGTTCCTGCGGCAAACGCTCAATTCATACGCCCGTTTGATTTGGGTGCGGCTACCTTCTGCCATATTCCGGCAATTGTCAATTGAGCAGACAGCGGGCAAAACCGGCAAATCACAGGTAAAAGGCGCGCCTGATACAGGGCCATTCAAACCAATGATCACAGGAGCAGCAAACTGTCGGTAGTCGACGAAGGCGGCAGGAAACGGCGTCAACATGAAGAATGAAATAAACATCGGCGCAGCAGACAAATGCACCATTAAGGTCTACATTCAGCGCACTGCGCATCAAGACGGGTCATTTAACCGGTCGCCAGCGAGTGGTATGTGACCCGGCGAGCGGCATTACCGCACCGCACCTGAATTACGGCCTGCCTGGCCAACCCCGGCCCGATGTTGTTATCGGGCTTTTTAATGCCCGTCATTCGGGCATCGGGGCGGGTTACGCCAAGGCCTTCAGCACCGCTGCAATGTGCTGCAATACGTCGGGCTCGCCACGCTCGGCCCAGTACAGGGCAATCAGCTGCTTGCCCGCTTCCACCTTGTAGACGTCCGCCGGCAGCGTCGTGAACTGCTCCAGAAGGCGCGGATCTTCACACGGCTCACGCCACTGGTTGACCCACACGCCCGGCTCCCTTTGCCAATACACCCAGACATCAGGCTCCCGCGCAGTACGCGGCCGGTGATACTGCGGGCACGGACTCGGCGGCTCGGTGGGCAGCCAGTGCGGCCACTCCTGGGGGATCAGCTGCATGGCCAGCCCCATACGTCGCGCCTGCATGCGCATGGCCATCCTGCCGCTCTGCGAGCGCGACGGGCGCAGCCAGACCAGCGGACTTAAAACCACCGCAATGATTGACAGGATGATCCACACCGTCATATTTGTACGCCCCCCGCGGCAGCAAGCGGCGGGCGGACCACATCGGCGTGCCAGAGGCGCGTGAAAAGAGCCATAATCAAAACCATCGCAAACCTCAGAAGGAAAACCCCATGTCCTATGTACATATTCTGGTAGCCGTGGACCTCACTGAAGAGTGCGATCCGGTGATCAAAAAAGCCATGGCGCTGGCATTGGCCGGCGGCTCCAAGCTGTCGCTGGTGCACATCGTCGAACCCATGGCCATGGCGTTCGGTGGCGATGTCCCGATGGACCTGTCGCAGCTGCAACAACAGCAGTTCGATCAGGCCAAGGAAAAGCTGGAAGCGCTGAAACGCAAATACCCTGACGTAAAAACCGGCGACAGCCATCTGACCTACGGCCAGCCGCGTCAGGAAATCCACAACCTGGCGAAGGAGCATCACGTCGACCTGATCGTTGTCGGCAGCCACGGCCGTCATGGCCTGTCCCTGCTGCTCGGTTCCACCGCCAACGACGTTCTGCACGGCGCACCCTGCGACGTGCTGGCCGTACGACTGGTCAAGCGCGTCGACTGATCCAGGCCCGCAAACAAAAGCCCGGCCCCTGAAAAGGGGCCGGGCTTTTTTAGTGCCGCAGGTGGCCGATCACTCGTCCAGCTCGGCCCAACGCTCAAGCAGAGCATCCAGTTCGCCTTGCAGGCTTTCCAGCTGCGCCATGACAGCTGTCGTTTGCTCCGCAGGGCGCTGATAGAAACCGGCCTCGGCCATCTCGGCACTGAGCGCAGCCATTTGCGCTTCAACAGCGTCGATCTGCGCAGGCAGCGCTTCCAGCTCGCGTTGCAGCTTATAGCTGAGCTTCTTTTTGGCGACGGGCATTTCGGCCGCCGCGACGGGTGCCGCCTGAACCACGGCAGTGGCCAGCTCGGACTTGCCGGACTTGCTGTCGGTGACGCCCAGCAGACGCGGCGAGCCGCCCTGACGAATCCAGTCCTGATAGCCACCGACGAATTCGCGGACCTTGCCCTCGCCTTCGAACACCAGGGTACTGGTGACGACGTTATCGAGAAATGCCCGGTCGTGGCTGACCATCAGCACGGTGCCCTTGAAGGTCAGCAGCACTTCTTCAAGGAGCTCGAGGGTCTCGACGTCCAGATCGTTGGTCGGTTCGTCGAGGACCAGCAGGTTGGCCGGTTTGCTGAACAGTTTGGCAAGCAGCAGACGCGCACGCTCGCCGCCCGACAACGCCTTGACTGGCGTCCGCGCCCGCTGCGGGCTGAACAGGAAATCGCCCAGGTAGCTGAGGACATGGCGGCTCTGGCCGTCGATGTCGATGAAGTCGCGCCCTTCGGCCACGTTGTCGATCACGGTCTTTTCCAGATCGAGCTGGTGACGCAACTGGTCGAAGTAGGCGACGTCCAGACGGGTGCCGACTTCCACCTTGCCGCTGGTGGGCTGGAGGTTGTCGAGCATCAGCTTGAGCAGCGTCGTCTTGCCGGTACCGTTGGCGCCGAGCAGACCGATGCGGTCTTCGCGCTGCAGGACCATGGAGAAGTCCTTGATCAGCATCGGGCCGCCCGGGTGAGCGAAGCTGACGTTGTCGAGCACCATCACCTGCTTGCCGGATTTGTCTGCGGTGTCGAGCTGGATGTTGGCCTTGCCGGTGCGTTCGCGACGGTCGCTGCGCTCAACGCGCAATGCCTTCAGGGCGCGTACGCGGCCTTCGTTACGGGTACGACGGGCCTTGATGCCCTGACGGATCCACACTTCTTCCTGGGCCAGACGCTTGTCGAACAGCGCGTTGGCGGTTTCTTCCGCCGCGAGCATGGCTTCCTTGTGCACCAGGAAGCTGGCGTAGTCGCCGTCCCAGTCGATCAGGCCGCCACGGTCGAGCTCAAGAATGCGGGTCGCGAGGTTCTGCAGGAAGGACCGGTCGTGGGTGATGAACAACACCGCGCCCTGGAATTCCTTCAATGCTTCTTCAAGCCAGGCGATCGCGCCGATGTCCAGGTGGTTGGTCGGTTCGTCGAGCATGAGCAGATCAGGCTCGGAGACCAGCGCCTGGGCCAGCAACACGCGACGACGCCAGCCGCCGGACAGTTCGGCGAGAGTCTTGTCGGCCGGCAGTTGCAGACGGCTGAGGGTGCTGTCCACCAACTGCTGCAGGCGCCAGCCGTCACGGGCTTCGAGGTCCGACTGCACGTGCATCAGCTTGTCGAGGTCTTCGGCGGTGACGATGTTCTGGCTGAGGTGGTGGTACTGAGCGAGCAGTTCGCCCACGCCATCCAGGCCTTCGGCAACCACGTCGAACACAGTACGGCCGTCAGCAACCGGCAACTCCTGGGGCAGCTCGCCGATCTTGAGGCCCGGCGCGCGCCAGACATTGCCGTCGTCGGGCATCTGAATGCCCTTGACGAGCTTCAACATGCTGGACTTGCCGGTGCCGTTGCGGCCAATGATGCAGACCCGCTCACCACGGGCGATCTGCCAGGACACCTTGTCCAACAACGGCATGGCGCCGAACGCAAGGGACACATCGCTGAATTTGAGCAGGGTCATGAGCTTCTCCAAAAACCGGGCGCGCATTCTACCTGAGATAACCCGGCAGAGGGGCGGCTAATCGATGACAGGACGTCGTCCGGACCCGGTGGCCGGCCGATTGTAGGCCGGGGTATGTTTCCATCTATCACGACGGGCAAGGCAGCGCTTCAACCCGCGCGGGCAACAGGCTAAGCTAGCCGCACTTTTCACGATGCATCTGCACGGAAGTCTCATGCGCAGTCGTTTCTTCAGCCTTTTGTCCTGCCTGCTTCTGTCGGCCACCGCTGCCCAATCCGTCCAAGCGGTCGATCTCACCACCCAGCGTCAGTATTACGATGAAGCCAAACGGGCTTTGGCCAAGGGCGACAGTGGCCCTTATCGCACCTATGCCGCCGCGTTGGCGGACTATCCCCTCGAACCCTACCTGGCCTACGACGAACTCACCGCACGCCTGAACAGCGCGAGTGACGAGGAAGTCGAGAAGTTCTTCGCCGAGCATGGCGACCTGCCGCAAGCCAACTACATGAAGCTGCGCTGGCTACGATTGCTCGCCTCGCGCGGTGACTGGCAGCCCTTCGTCAAGTATTACGACCCCAAGCTGAATTTCGTCGAGCTCGACTGTTTGTATGGCTCGTACCAGCTCAGCCACAATCAGCGCTCGGAAGGCTATGCCAACGCCGAGAAGACCTGGATGACCGGCAAAACGCTGCCGGCGGCCTGCGATACGTTCTTCACTCAGTGGGCCGTCGAAGGTCAGTTGACCGAGCAGAAACGCTGGCAGCGTGCCAAGCTCGCCGCGCAAGGGCGCAACTATGCGCTGGCCACTCAACTGGTCAACAGCATGACCACCCTCGCCCCCCAGGGTCGTTTGCTGATCGCCGTGGCGCAGAAGCCCGAAATGGTCAACAACCAGGGCCAGTTCATGCCGGCCGACGAGGCGATGTCCGATGTGGTCGGGCTGGGCCTGCGTCGTCTGGCCAAGCAGGACCCGCAGCGGGCCATGGAACTGCTCGACAGTTACGCGCCGGTGCTGCATTTCTCCCATGAAGAACAGGTGCAGATCGCCAAGGAAATCGGCCTGACCCTCGCCCGCAGTTACGACGGCCGTGCCCTTGAGGTCATGACCAAGTACGACCCGGACCTGCGCGACAACACCGTTACCGAATGGCGCCTGCGCCTATTGCTGCGACTGGGCCGCTGGAGTGACGCGTACGAGCTGACCCGCCGCCTGCCCCAGGACCTCGCGACCACGAATCGCTGGCGTTACTGGCAGGCCCGTTCCCTGGAACTGGCCCAGCCCAACAGCCCGCTGCTGCCGGGGCTGTACAAGGCAGTCGCGAAGGAGCGTGATTTCTACGGCTTCCTCGCCGCCGACCGCACCCAGACGCCGTACATGCTCAACAACAAGCCGCTGGCGATGAGTCAGGCGCTCATGACCAAGGTGCGCAACACGCCAGGCGTGCGCCGCGCGCTGGAGTTTTATGATCGCGGTCAGATCGTCGACGGTCGCCGCGAGTGGTACCACGTCACCCGTCGCTTCAGCCGCGACGAAATGGTTGCCCAGGCCAAACTGGCGTACGACATGCACTGGTACTTCCCGGCCATTCGCACCATCAGTCAGGCGCAGTACTGGGATGACCTCGACATCCGCTTCCCGATGGCCCACCGCGACACGCTGGTGCGTGAAGCGCAGGTTCGCGGGCTGCACTCAAGCTGGGTGTTTGCGATCACCCGTCAGGAAAGCGCGTTCATGGACGACGCCCGCTCCGGCGTCGGTGCTGCAGGCTTGATGCAACTGATGCCTGCGACCGCCAAAGAGACCGCGCGCAAATTCAGCATCCCGCTGGCCTCACCGGCGCAGGTGCTCGATCCGGACAAGAACATCCAGCTCGGCGCGGCGTATCTGAGTCAGGTCCACGCTCAGTTCAATGGCAACCGGGTGCTGGCTTCGGCCGCGTATAACGCAGGTCCTGGACGCGTGCGGCAGTGGCTGAGGGGCGCCAATCACCTGGCCTTCGACGTCTGGGTCGAGAGCATTCCGTTCGACGAAACCCGCCAGTATGTGCAGAACGTGCTGTCGTATGCCGTGATCTACGGCCAGAAGCTCAATTCACCGCAGCCGCTGGTGGACTGGCATGAACGGTTTTTTGATGATTTATGAGGCTGCGCGGTCGTAGGACCGGCTTTAGGCGGGTAGGCGTATGGCAGGAACTCGACTACTCCAGCACTTCAACCTCCATCCCCACCTCGACAACCCCCGGCCCGTCGCTCACCAGATTCTGGCCGAACCAGATATCCCCTTCCCGCTCGCGATAGGTCTTGAGCGTCGTCATCGGTTCGCGATCCGCGCTGCGCTCACCGGTTGCCGGGTCGATTGTCGTCATAATGCAGCGCGAGCAGGGCTTCAACACCCGCAGTTCAACCCCGCCAATCCGAATCCGCTTCCAGCCATCCTCCGCAAACGCTTCGGCGCCGGTCACCACCAGGTTGGGGCGAAACCGTAGCATCTCCAGAGGGCGCCCGACCTTGCCCGACAGGTCATCCAGGGACGACTGCCCGATCAACAACAGCGGAAAACCGTCAGCAAACCCGACCCTGTCTTCACTCGCCCCATAGCCGGAAGGCAACCAGCGAGCGCGCTCTTTCGGCACATGCACCAGCCGCGTCGGCTTGCCCACCAGGGCGCTGACCCACCGCGCCGCTTCCTCGCCCGCGTCCGGCACCCGAAACGTGTCGCGCCAGATCGTGATGCCGCGCAGATTGGCTTCTTCATCGACCGGCACCGGCACATCCAGACTGCCCAGACCCGGGGCCGACAGCGTTACGCCATCGCCCTTCCACAGCACCGACAGCTGCGACATCTGCGGCAGCGCACGCTGGCTGTAAAAGCGCCCGCTGGCTTCATCCACCAGCATCCAGCGACGATCGCCACTCATGCCCAACTCATCGAAACGGGCCTGCTGCAACGACTCGCCCATGCAGGATTTGAGGGGGTATCGATACAGTGCGCTGAGACGAAACATGTACGCGTCCTTATGCCAGAGCGGAAAGCCACCACTCTATACGAGACGCCAGGAAACCAAGCGATACAGATGCAAAAAAGCCCCTCCATACAGCAAGGGGCTTGAAACAGTACCGGATCAGTTATCGAGCATGAGCCGCTCGCGGACCACGTCGACCAGCTTGTCCGGCTGGAACTTGGAGAGGAAGTTGTCGCACCCGACCTTCTTGACCATGGACTCGTTAAAGCTGCCGGACAACGAGGTGTGCAGCACGACGTAAAGACCGCGCAGACGAGGGTCGTTACGGATTTCCGTGGTAAGGCGGTAGCCGTCCATTTCCGGCATCTCGGCGTCGGTGAAGACCATCAGCAGTTTGTCTGTCATGACCTCGCCGGTGTCTGCCCAGCCCTTGAGCATGTTCAGGGCTTTCAGCCCGTCACGGGCGACGTGCATCTTCACGCCGAGCTGACCCAGGGTGTCGCGCAACTGCGAAAGCGCCACGTTGGAATCGTCCACCAGCAGCACTTCGCGGCCGATGGCCCGGGCGAGGACCGGATCGTCCAGCTTGTCGCGGGAG contains the following coding sequences:
- a CDS encoding ATP-binding cassette domain-containing protein, translated to MTLLKFSDVSLAFGAMPLLDKVSWQIARGERVCIIGRNGTGKSSMLKLVKGIQMPDDGNVWRAPGLKIGELPQELPVADGRTVFDVVAEGLDGVGELLAQYHHLSQNIVTAEDLDKLMHVQSDLEARDGWRLQQLVDSTLSRLQLPADKTLAELSGGWRRRVLLAQALVSEPDLLMLDEPTNHLDIGAIAWLEEALKEFQGAVLFITHDRSFLQNLATRILELDRGGLIDWDGDYASFLVHKEAMLAAEETANALFDKRLAQEEVWIRQGIKARRTRNEGRVRALKALRVERSDRRERTGKANIQLDTADKSGKQVMVLDNVSFAHPGGPMLIKDFSMVLQREDRIGLLGANGTGKTTLLKLMLDNLQPTSGKVEVGTRLDVAYFDQLRHQLDLEKTVIDNVAEGRDFIDIDGQSRHVLSYLGDFLFSPQRARTPVKALSGGERARLLLAKLFSKPANLLVLDEPTNDLDVETLELLEEVLLTFKGTVLMVSHDRAFLDNVVTSTLVFEGEGKVREFVGGYQDWIRQGGSPRLLGVTDSKSGKSELATAVVQAAPVAAAEMPVAKKKLSYKLQRELEALPAQIDAVEAQMAALSAEMAEAGFYQRPAEQTTAVMAQLESLQGELDALLERWAELDE
- a CDS encoding transglycosylase SLT domain-containing protein; this translates as MRSRFFSLLSCLLLSATAAQSVQAVDLTTQRQYYDEAKRALAKGDSGPYRTYAAALADYPLEPYLAYDELTARLNSASDEEVEKFFAEHGDLPQANYMKLRWLRLLASRGDWQPFVKYYDPKLNFVELDCLYGSYQLSHNQRSEGYANAEKTWMTGKTLPAACDTFFTQWAVEGQLTEQKRWQRAKLAAQGRNYALATQLVNSMTTLAPQGRLLIAVAQKPEMVNNQGQFMPADEAMSDVVGLGLRRLAKQDPQRAMELLDSYAPVLHFSHEEQVQIAKEIGLTLARSYDGRALEVMTKYDPDLRDNTVTEWRLRLLLRLGRWSDAYELTRRLPQDLATTNRWRYWQARSLELAQPNSPLLPGLYKAVAKERDFYGFLAADRTQTPYMLNNKPLAMSQALMTKVRNTPGVRRALEFYDRGQIVDGRREWYHVTRRFSRDEMVAQAKLAYDMHWYFPAIRTISQAQYWDDLDIRFPMAHRDTLVREAQVRGLHSSWVFAITRQESAFMDDARSGVGAAGLMQLMPATAKETARKFSIPLASPAQVLDPDKNIQLGAAYLSQVHAQFNGNRVLASAAYNAGPGRVRQWLRGANHLAFDVWVESIPFDETRQYVQNVLSYAVIYGQKLNSPQPLVDWHERFFDDL
- a CDS encoding universal stress protein — encoded protein: MSYVHILVAVDLTEECDPVIKKAMALALAGGSKLSLVHIVEPMAMAFGGDVPMDLSQLQQQQFDQAKEKLEALKRKYPDVKTGDSHLTYGQPRQEIHNLAKEHHVDLIVVGSHGRHGLSLLLGSTANDVLHGAPCDVLAVRLVKRVD
- a CDS encoding MOSC domain-containing protein yields the protein MFRLSALYRYPLKSCMGESLQQARFDELGMSGDRRWMLVDEASGRFYSQRALPQMSQLSVLWKGDGVTLSAPGLGSLDVPVPVDEEANLRGITIWRDTFRVPDAGEEAARWVSALVGKPTRLVHVPKERARWLPSGYGASEDRVGFADGFPLLLIGQSSLDDLSGKVGRPLEMLRFRPNLVVTGAEAFAEDGWKRIRIGGVELRVLKPCSRCIMTTIDPATGERSADREPMTTLKTYREREGDIWFGQNLVSDGPGVVEVGMEVEVLE
- the fadB gene encoding fatty acid oxidation complex subunit alpha FadB yields the protein MIYEGKAITVKALESGIVELQFDLKGESVNKFNRLTLNDLSQAIEAIKADSSIKGVIVTSAKDVFIVGADITEFVDNFKLPDAELVAGNLEANKIFSAFEDLNVPTLAAINGIALGGGLEMCLAADFRVMSATAKVGLPEVKLGIYPGFGGTVRLPRLIGVDNAVEWIASGKDNSAEDALKVGAVDAVVAPGKLQEAALDLIKRAISGEFDFKAKRQPKLDKLKLNAIEQMMAFETAKGFVAGQAGPNYPAPVEAIKTIQKAANFGRDKALEVEAAGFVKMAKTSAAASLIGLFLNDQELKKKAKVYDEVAKDVKQAAVLGAGIMGGGIAYQSAVKGTPILMKDIREEAIALGLGEASKLLGKRVEKGRLTSAKMAEALNAIRPTLSYGDFGTVDLVVEAVVENPKVKQAVLAEVEGQVGENTILASNTSTISISLLAKALKRPENFVGMHFFNPVHMMPLVEVIRGEKSSEVAVATTVAYAKKMGKNPIVVNDCPGFLVNRILFPYFGGFAKLVSAGVDFVRIDKVMEKFGWPMGPAYLMDVVGIDTGHHGRDVMAEGFPDRMKDDRRTAVDALYDANRLGQKNGKGFYVYETDKQGKPKKVVDASVLEVLKPVIYEQREVSDEDIINWMMIPLCLETVRCLEDGIVDTAAEADMGLIYGIGFPPFRGGALRYIDSIGVAEFVALADQYADLGALYHPTAKLREMAKTGQRFFG